A single Eremothecium sinecaudum strain ATCC 58844 chromosome VIII, complete sequence DNA region contains:
- the OTU2 gene encoding deubiquitinase OTU2 (Syntenic homolog of Ashbya gossypii ABR039W; Syntenic homolog of Saccharomyces cerevisiae YHL013C (OTU2)) yields MATEEEISARHRKERKDLQNQITSLKKQASKKTRKQVNLKCEELTKDLEQRHLSELKSFRVEHGLEDKEESDNEDISPEQLLEELSLKQTIDETPKPPAEERETVPKRSNRQKARLAKRDAEIARIKEEARAEAALQPDLKRMEQDTLNKICQMNGLVQYDIRPDGHCLFASILDQLRVRHGYESPKPYVFPATYRGPQSLQEMNVPSLRQISCSYVREHRDDFIPYLFDEETMSIKDLDEYTEKMETTAQWGGEIEILALSKVFQCCISVMMSGRSVHKVNEDEITNPELKLVYYKHSYSLGEHYNSLHDL; encoded by the coding sequence ATGGCTACCGAAGAGGAGATATCAGCTCGCCATCGCAAGGAGCGGAAGGATCTACAGAATCAAATAACCAGTTTAAAAAAACAGGCATCTAAGAAGACTAGAAAACAGGTGAATTTGAAATGCGAAGAGCTAACGAAGGATTTAGAGCAACGACATTTGTCTGAATTAAAAAGCTTCAGAGTTGAACACGGATTGGAGgataaagaagaaagtgataatgaagatatATCTCCAGAACAGCTTTTGGAAGAGTTGTCTTTAAAGCAAACAATAGACGAGACGCCAAAGCCGCCTGCAGAAGAGCGTGAAACTGTTCCTAAACGGTCTAATAGACAGAAAGCTCGGTTAGCGAAAAGAGATGCTGAAATAGCTAGAATTAAGGAGGAAGCTAGAGCAGAAGCGGCATTGCAGCCGGATTTGAAGCGAATGGAACAAGATACACTTAATAAGATTTGCCAGATGAATGGTCTAGTACAATATGATATTCGACCAGATGGCCATTGTCTCTTCGCCAGTATACTAGACCAGTTGAGAGTTCGTCATGGTTATGAATCACCTAAGCCGTATGTGTTTCCCGCAACCTATAGAGGACCACAATCATTGCAGGAGATGAATGTGCCATCCCTTCGCCAAATTTCGTGCAGCTATGTCCGAGAGCATCGCGATGACTTTATACCTTACTTATTTGACGAAGAAACTATGTCAATAAAAGACCTTGACGAGTACACTGAGAAAATGGAGACTACAGCTCAATGGGGAGGTGAAATTGAGATATTGGCGTTAAGCAAAGTTTTCCAGTGTTGCATTAGTGTAATGATGAGCGGTAGATCAGTTCACAAAGTTAATGAAGACGAAATAACTAACCCAGAGCTAAAACTAGTGTATTACAAGCACAGTTACTCATTGGGCGAACATTACAATTCTTTGCATGATTTATAG